From Pseudomonas poae, the proteins below share one genomic window:
- the ligB gene encoding NAD-dependent DNA ligase LigB: MMRFLIALLFSALPLWAWAESCPDAARTQVDALAGQIRQWDDSYHRLGQSPVSDELYDQARQRLAHWRKCVAQPATAPENPLAGARGTLLHPVAHTGLEKLADEPAVSAWLGSRQDVWVQPKVDGVAVTLEYRGGRLSQVISRGDGVLGQDWSASARKLPGIVQQLPEPIDLVLQGELYWRLDGHVQSARGGLNARSKVAGLMNRKQLNDTEAAGIGLFVWAWPEGPASYTERLASLARWGFTDSQRYSQPIQDITRAVHWRTYWYNHPLPFASDGVVLHQAQRTPAKRWQASTPYWAAAWKYPPAKALALVRDVHFKIGRSGRITPVLELEPVRLDDRQISRVSVGSLQRWQTLDIRPGDQVSISLAGQVIPHLDQVILRAGTRADLQVPDPLDFHALSCWQLDPGCEEQLLARLTWLSGNQGLALPHIGRETWNILIQAGLIAGFLDWLTLDAAELANIDGFGERSRARVLDSLRSARQRPFAQWLKALGIPPAARNDLEGGWQTLAAKDTQAWLAIDGIGPGRAARLSAFFRDPQIQALAETLHVAGVDGF, from the coding sequence ATGATGCGCTTCCTGATTGCCCTCCTGTTCAGTGCCCTGCCCCTTTGGGCGTGGGCCGAAAGTTGCCCCGATGCGGCCCGTACACAGGTCGACGCCCTGGCCGGGCAGATCCGCCAATGGGATGACAGCTACCATCGGCTCGGCCAGTCCCCCGTCAGCGATGAACTCTACGACCAGGCCCGCCAGCGCCTTGCGCACTGGCGTAAATGTGTCGCCCAACCCGCTACGGCGCCCGAAAACCCGCTGGCCGGTGCGCGTGGCACGCTGCTACATCCCGTGGCCCACACCGGCCTGGAGAAACTCGCGGATGAGCCAGCAGTCAGTGCCTGGCTGGGCAGCCGTCAGGATGTCTGGGTTCAACCCAAGGTCGACGGCGTGGCGGTGACCCTGGAATATCGCGGGGGCCGGTTGAGCCAAGTGATCAGCCGTGGCGATGGCGTGCTGGGCCAGGACTGGTCAGCCTCCGCGCGCAAGCTCCCCGGCATTGTCCAACAGCTGCCGGAGCCTATCGACCTGGTGCTGCAGGGCGAACTCTATTGGCGCCTCGACGGCCATGTGCAATCAGCACGCGGCGGGCTCAATGCCCGCAGCAAAGTGGCCGGGCTGATGAACCGCAAACAGTTGAACGACACCGAAGCGGCGGGCATCGGCCTGTTCGTCTGGGCCTGGCCCGAAGGCCCTGCGTCATATACCGAGCGGCTGGCCAGCCTCGCACGCTGGGGCTTCACCGACAGCCAGCGCTACAGCCAACCCATCCAGGACATTACCCGGGCCGTACACTGGCGCACCTATTGGTACAACCACCCGCTGCCCTTCGCCAGTGACGGCGTGGTGCTGCACCAGGCCCAGCGCACCCCCGCCAAACGCTGGCAGGCCAGCACACCCTATTGGGCCGCAGCCTGGAAGTACCCGCCGGCCAAAGCCCTGGCGCTGGTGCGCGACGTGCACTTCAAAATCGGCCGCAGCGGGCGCATCACGCCCGTGCTGGAACTGGAGCCGGTGCGGCTGGACGACCGGCAAATCAGCCGCGTCAGCGTCGGCTCCTTGCAGCGCTGGCAAACGCTGGATATCCGCCCTGGCGACCAGGTGTCCATCAGCCTTGCGGGCCAGGTGATCCCCCACCTGGATCAGGTGATCCTGCGCGCCGGCACCCGGGCCGACCTGCAAGTTCCCGACCCGCTGGACTTTCACGCCTTGAGTTGCTGGCAACTGGATCCCGGCTGCGAAGAACAACTGCTGGCGCGCCTCACCTGGCTGAGCGGCAATCAGGGCCTGGCCTTGCCCCATATCGGGCGCGAGACCTGGAACATATTGATCCAGGCCGGTCTAATCGCAGGCTTTCTCGATTGGTTGACCCTGGATGCGGCAGAGCTTGCTAACATTGATGGCTTCGGCGAACGCAGCCGTGCACGGGTACTCGACAGCCTTCGCAGCGCACGGCAACGGCCCTTTGCCCAATGGCTCAAGGCCCTGGGCATACCGCCTGCGGCGCGCAACGACCTGGAAGGCGGCTGGCAGACGCTGGCAGCCAAAGACACCCAAGCCTGGCTGGCCATTGACGGCATCGGCCCGGGCCGTGCGGCGCGACTGAGCGCTTTTTTTCGCGACCCGCAAATACAGGCGTTGGCTGAAACATTACACGTGGCCGGCGTAGACGGGTTTTGA
- the tkt gene encoding transketolase, which produces MPSRRERANAIRALSMDAVQKANSGHPGAPMGMADIAEVLWRDYLKHNPSNPSFADRDRFVLSNGHGSMLIYSLLHLTGYDVTIDDLKSFRQLHSRTPGHPEFGYTPGVETTTGPLGQGLANAVGFALAEKVLGAQFNRPGHNIVDHHTYVFLGDGCMMEGISHEVASLAGTLGLGKLIAFYDDNGISIDGEVEGWFTDDTPKRFEAYNWQVIRNVDGHDPEEIKTAIDTARKSEQPTLICCKTTIGFGSPNKQGKEDCHGAPLGDAEIALTRAALKWNHGPFEIPADIYAEWSAKEKGLATEAEWDQRFAAYSAEFPELANELVRRLAGDLPADFSEKASAYIAEVAAKGETIASRKASQNTLNAFGPLLPEILGGSADLAGSNLTLWKGCKGVSAEDASGNYMYYGVREFGMSAIMNGVSLHGGLVPYGATFLMFMEYARNAVRMAALMKKRVIHVYTHDSIGLGEDGPTHQPVEQLTSLRTTPNLDCWRPADAVESAVAWKHAIERKDGPSALIFSRQNLQHQVRTDAQIADISRGGYVLKDCIGEPELILISTGSEVGLTVQAYDKLTEQGRNVRVVSMPCTSVFEAQDAGYKQSVLPLQVSARIAIEAAHADYWYKYVGLEGRVIGMTTYGESAPAPALFEEFGFTLENILGQAEELLED; this is translated from the coding sequence ATGCCCAGCCGTCGTGAGCGTGCCAACGCCATTCGTGCCCTCAGCATGGATGCCGTGCAAAAAGCCAACAGCGGCCATCCCGGTGCCCCGATGGGCATGGCGGATATCGCCGAGGTACTTTGGCGTGACTACCTGAAACACAACCCGAGCAACCCGTCGTTCGCCGACCGCGACCGCTTCGTGCTGTCCAACGGCCACGGCTCGATGCTGATCTATTCGCTGCTGCACCTGACCGGCTACGACGTCACCATCGATGACCTCAAAAGCTTCCGCCAGCTGCACAGCCGCACCCCGGGCCACCCGGAGTTCGGCTACACCCCAGGCGTCGAGACCACCACCGGTCCCCTGGGTCAGGGCCTGGCCAACGCCGTGGGCTTCGCCCTGGCTGAAAAAGTGCTGGGCGCGCAGTTCAACCGCCCTGGTCACAACATCGTCGACCACCACACCTACGTGTTCCTGGGTGATGGCTGCATGATGGAAGGCATTTCCCACGAAGTCGCTTCCTTGGCCGGCACTTTGGGCCTGGGCAAGCTGATTGCTTTCTACGATGACAACGGCATTTCCATCGACGGCGAAGTCGAAGGCTGGTTCACCGACGACACGCCGAAGCGTTTCGAAGCCTACAACTGGCAGGTGATCCGCAACGTTGATGGCCACGATCCGGAAGAGATCAAGACCGCTATCGACACCGCCCGCAAGAGCGAGCAACCGACCCTGATCTGCTGCAAGACCACCATCGGTTTCGGCTCGCCGAACAAGCAAGGTAAAGAAGACTGCCACGGCGCCCCGCTGGGTGACGCGGAAATCGCCCTGACCCGCGCAGCGCTGAAGTGGAACCACGGCCCGTTCGAAATCCCGGCTGACATCTACGCCGAGTGGAGCGCCAAGGAAAAAGGCCTGGCGACCGAAGCCGAGTGGGACCAGCGTTTTGCTGCCTACTCCGCCGAATTCCCGGAATTGGCCAACGAACTGGTACGCCGCCTGGCCGGTGACCTGCCTGCTGACTTCTCGGAAAAAGCCTCGGCCTACATCGCCGAAGTCGCGGCCAAAGGCGAGACCATCGCCAGCCGTAAAGCCAGCCAGAACACCCTGAACGCGTTCGGCCCGCTGCTGCCTGAGATCCTCGGCGGTTCGGCTGACCTGGCCGGTTCCAACCTGACCCTGTGGAAAGGCTGCAAAGGTGTGTCGGCTGAAGATGCCAGCGGCAACTACATGTACTACGGCGTGCGCGAGTTCGGCATGAGCGCCATCATGAACGGCGTGTCCCTGCACGGCGGCCTGGTGCCTTACGGCGCGACCTTCCTGATGTTCATGGAATACGCCCGTAACGCCGTACGTATGGCCGCGCTGATGAAGAAGCGCGTGATCCATGTGTACACCCACGACTCCATCGGCCTGGGTGAAGACGGCCCGACGCACCAGCCGGTCGAGCAACTGACCAGCCTGCGTACCACGCCGAACCTGGATTGCTGGCGCCCAGCCGACGCGGTGGAATCCGCCGTGGCCTGGAAGCACGCGATCGAGCGCAAGGACGGCCCTTCGGCGCTGATCTTCTCGCGTCAGAACCTGCAGCACCAAGTGCGTACCGATGCGCAGATCGCCGACATCAGCCGTGGCGGTTACGTGTTGAAAGACTGCATCGGCGAGCCGGAACTGATCCTGATCTCCACCGGTTCCGAAGTGGGCCTGACCGTTCAGGCGTACGACAAGCTGACCGAGCAAGGCCGTAACGTGCGCGTTGTGTCCATGCCGTGCACCAGCGTGTTCGAAGCCCAGGACGCCGGCTACAAGCAATCGGTGCTGCCGTTGCAGGTCAGCGCACGTATCGCCATCGAAGCGGCGCACGCCGACTACTGGTACAAGTACGTGGGCCTGGAAGGCCGCGTGATCGGCATGACCACCTACGGTGAGTCGGCGCCGGCGCCAGCGTTGTTCGAAGAGTTCGGTTTCACCCTGGAAAATATCCTGGGTCAGGCTGAAGAGCTGCTGGAAGACTAA
- the metK gene encoding methionine adenosyltransferase — protein MSEYSLFTSESVSEGHPDKIADQISDAVLDAIIAEDKFARVACETLVKTGVAIIAGEVTTTAWVDLEQIVRDVITDIGYNSSDVGFDGATCGVMNIIGKQSPDINQGVDRAKPEDQGAGDQGLMFGYASNETDVLMPAPITFSHQLVQRQAQARKDGLLPWLRPDAKSQVTCRYEGGKVVGIDAVVLSTQHNPDVSYADLREGVMELIVKHVLPAELLSKDTQFHINPTGQFIIGGPVGDCGLTGRKIIVDSYGGMARHGGGAFSGKDPSKVDRSAAYAGRYVAKNIVAAGLAERCEIQVSYAIGVAQPTSISLNTFGTGKISDDKIVKLVREIFDLRPYAITTMLDLLHPMYQETAAYGHFGRTPAQKTVGDDTFTTFTWEKTDRANDLRTAAGL, from the coding sequence ATGAGCGAATACTCCCTTTTCACCTCCGAGTCCGTGTCTGAAGGGCATCCGGACAAAATCGCCGACCAGATTTCTGACGCGGTGCTGGACGCCATCATTGCTGAAGACAAGTTCGCCCGTGTGGCGTGCGAGACTCTGGTGAAAACGGGCGTGGCGATCATCGCCGGTGAAGTGACCACCACCGCCTGGGTCGATCTGGAGCAGATCGTCCGTGACGTGATCACTGACATTGGCTACAACAGCTCCGACGTCGGTTTCGACGGCGCCACCTGTGGCGTGATGAACATCATCGGCAAGCAATCGCCCGACATCAACCAGGGTGTTGACCGCGCCAAGCCTGAAGATCAGGGCGCCGGCGACCAGGGCCTGATGTTCGGCTACGCCAGCAACGAAACCGACGTGCTGATGCCGGCACCGATCACCTTCTCGCACCAGTTGGTGCAGCGCCAGGCGCAAGCGCGCAAAGACGGCCTGCTGCCTTGGCTGCGCCCGGACGCCAAGTCCCAGGTGACCTGCCGTTATGAAGGCGGCAAAGTTGTGGGCATCGACGCTGTCGTACTGTCGACCCAGCACAACCCGGACGTTTCCTACGCCGATTTGCGCGAAGGCGTGATGGAGCTGATCGTCAAGCACGTACTGCCTGCCGAACTGCTGAGCAAAGACACCCAGTTCCACATCAACCCCACCGGCCAGTTCATCATCGGTGGCCCGGTGGGCGACTGCGGCCTGACCGGCCGTAAGATCATCGTCGACAGCTACGGCGGCATGGCCCGTCACGGCGGGGGTGCGTTCTCCGGTAAAGACCCGTCCAAGGTGGACCGTTCGGCCGCCTACGCCGGTCGTTACGTGGCCAAGAACATCGTCGCGGCCGGCCTGGCCGAGCGTTGCGAGATTCAGGTTTCCTACGCAATTGGCGTGGCCCAGCCTACGTCGATCTCGCTGAACACCTTCGGCACCGGCAAGATCAGCGACGACAAGATCGTCAAACTGGTGCGCGAAATCTTCGACCTGCGCCCGTACGCGATCACCACCATGCTCGACCTGCTGCACCCGATGTACCAGGAAACCGCAGCCTACGGCCACTTCGGCCGTACCCCTGCGCAGAAGACTGTCGGCGACGATACCTTCACCACCTTTACCTGGGAAAAGACCGACCGCGCCAACGACCTGCGCACCGCCGCCGGCCTGTAA
- the epd gene encoding erythrose-4-phosphate dehydrogenase — translation MPQPRPYKVALNGYGRIGRCVLRALFERGAAAGFEIVAINDLADMASIEYLTRFDSTHGRFPGEVRVEGDCLHINGDCVKVLRSATPEGIDWAALGVDLVLECSGAYHTRADGQRFLDAGAPRVLFSQPMASETDVDATIVYGINQDCLTGDELLVSNASCTTNCSVPLLRLLDQAIGLDYVSITTIHSAMNDQPVIDAYHHEDLRRTRSAFQSVIPVSTGLARGIERLLPELAGRIQAKAVRVPTVNVSCLDITMQTVSDTDAAEVNRILRDAATSGPLKGLLAYTELPHASCDFNHDPHSAIVDASQTRVSGPRLVNILAWFDNEWGFANRMLDVAEHYLHTASAKSAL, via the coding sequence ATGCCTCAACCGCGTCCCTACAAAGTTGCACTCAACGGCTACGGCCGTATTGGTCGTTGCGTCTTGCGTGCTCTGTTTGAGCGAGGGGCGGCAGCCGGTTTCGAGATTGTCGCGATCAACGATTTGGCCGACATGGCCAGCATTGAATACCTGACACGCTTTGACTCCACCCACGGCCGCTTCCCCGGCGAAGTGCGAGTGGAAGGCGATTGTCTGCATATCAACGGCGACTGCGTAAAAGTACTGCGCAGTGCCACCCCCGAGGGCATCGACTGGGCGGCGCTGGGCGTCGACCTGGTGTTGGAATGCTCCGGTGCCTATCACACCCGTGCCGATGGCCAGCGTTTTCTCGACGCCGGCGCACCGCGTGTGCTGTTTTCCCAGCCGATGGCCAGCGAGACGGATGTCGACGCCACCATCGTCTATGGCATCAACCAGGATTGCCTGACCGGCGACGAGCTGCTGGTGTCCAACGCTTCCTGTACCACCAACTGCAGCGTGCCGCTGTTGCGCCTGCTGGATCAGGCGATCGGCCTGGATTATGTGTCGATCACCACGATCCACTCGGCGATGAACGACCAGCCGGTCATCGACGCCTATCATCATGAAGACCTGCGTCGTACACGCTCGGCGTTTCAGTCGGTGATTCCAGTGTCCACCGGCCTGGCCCGCGGCATCGAAAGATTGTTACCGGAACTTGCCGGGCGAATTCAGGCCAAAGCCGTACGGGTGCCGACGGTGAACGTGTCCTGCCTGGACATCACTATGCAAACCGTCAGCGACACTGATGCGGCTGAGGTCAACCGGATCCTGCGCGACGCCGCCACCAGCGGTCCGCTCAAAGGCTTGCTGGCCTACACCGAGTTGCCGCACGCCAGTTGTGATTTCAACCATGACCCGCATTCGGCGATTGTCGATGCCAGCCAGACCCGCGTTTCCGGCCCGAGGCTGGTGAACATCCTGGCCTGGTTCGACAACGAATGGGGGTTTGCCAACCGAATGCTGGATGTTGCGGAACATTATCTGCACACCGCCTCTGCTAAATCTGCCCTTTAA
- a CDS encoding phosphoglycerate kinase codes for MTVLKMTDLDLQGKRVLIREDLNVPVKDGVVTSDARILASLPTIKLALEKGAAVMVCSHLGRPTEGEFSAENSLKPVADYLSKALGRDVPLVADYLGGVDVKAGDIVLFENVRFNKGEKKNSDELAQQYAALCDVFVMDAFGTAHRAEGSTHGVAKFAKVAAAGPLLAAELDALGKALGAPAQPMAAIVAGSKVSTKLDVLNSLSQICNQLIVGGGIANTFLAAAGHPVGKSLYEPDLLDTARAIAAKVSVPLPVDVVVAKEFAESAEATVKLIADVAADDMILDIGPQTAANFAELLKASQTILWNGPVGVFEFDQFGNGTKVLAKAIAESSAFSIAGGGDTLAAIDKYGVADQISYISTGGGAFLEFVEGKVLPAVEVLETRAKG; via the coding sequence ATGACCGTGTTGAAGATGACCGACCTCGATCTGCAAGGTAAGCGCGTACTGATTCGCGAAGACCTCAACGTCCCAGTCAAGGACGGTGTTGTCACCAGCGATGCGCGAATCCTGGCCTCGCTGCCGACCATCAAGCTGGCCCTGGAAAAAGGCGCGGCCGTGATGGTCTGCTCCCACCTGGGTCGCCCGACCGAAGGTGAGTTCTCCGCTGAAAACAGCCTCAAGCCTGTAGCCGACTACCTGAGCAAAGCCCTGGGCCGCGACGTGCCGCTGGTGGCTGACTACCTGGGTGGTGTGGACGTGAAAGCCGGCGACATCGTGCTGTTCGAAAACGTGCGCTTCAACAAAGGCGAGAAAAAGAACAGCGACGAACTGGCCCAGCAATACGCAGCCCTGTGCGACGTGTTTGTGATGGACGCCTTCGGCACCGCGCACCGCGCCGAAGGGTCGACCCACGGCGTGGCCAAGTTCGCCAAAGTCGCCGCCGCCGGCCCGTTGCTGGCCGCTGAACTGGACGCTCTGGGCAAGGCCCTGGGTGCTCCGGCGCAACCGATGGCCGCTATCGTTGCCGGCTCCAAGGTGTCGACCAAGCTGGACGTGCTCAACAGCCTGAGCCAGATCTGCAACCAGTTGATCGTCGGTGGCGGCATTGCCAACACCTTCCTGGCCGCAGCCGGCCACCCGGTGGGCAAGTCGCTGTACGAGCCGGACCTGCTGGACACCGCCCGCGCCATCGCCGCAAAAGTAAGTGTGCCGCTGCCGGTGGACGTGGTGGTTGCCAAGGAATTCGCCGAAAGCGCGGAAGCCACCGTCAAGCTGATCGCTGACGTAGCTGCCGACGACATGATCCTGGATATTGGCCCGCAAACTGCAGCCAACTTCGCTGAACTGCTGAAAGCCTCGCAAACCATCCTGTGGAACGGCCCGGTCGGCGTGTTTGAGTTCGACCAGTTCGGCAATGGCACCAAAGTGCTGGCCAAGGCGATTGCCGAAAGCTCGGCATTTTCCATCGCCGGCGGCGGCGACACCTTGGCGGCCATCGATAAATATGGCGTTGCTGACCAGATCTCCTACATTTCTACCGGTGGCGGCGCGTTCCTTGAGTTCGTCGAAGGCAAAGTCCTGCCGGCCGTTGAAGTGCTGGAAACCCGAGCCAAAGGCTAA
- a CDS encoding DUF1090 domain-containing protein codes for MKFLAPFALLTVASFMATPLLAAEETPPLTGCAAKRQAISTQIEQAKAHGNSAQQAGLEKALSEVTANCTDASLRKERENKVLDAKHEVSRRQADLDKAMKKGDADKINKRKDKLAESRKDLQQAVEELDQ; via the coding sequence ATGAAATTTCTAGCCCCCTTTGCCCTGCTCACCGTCGCAAGCTTTATGGCCACGCCGTTGCTGGCGGCCGAAGAAACCCCGCCACTCACCGGCTGCGCCGCCAAGCGCCAGGCCATCAGCACTCAAATTGAACAGGCCAAGGCCCATGGCAACAGTGCACAACAGGCCGGCCTGGAAAAAGCCCTCAGCGAAGTCACCGCCAACTGCACCGACGCCTCGCTGCGCAAGGAGCGGGAAAACAAGGTGCTCGACGCCAAGCACGAAGTTAGCCGCCGTCAGGCCGACCTCGACAAGGCCATGAAAAAAGGCGACGCGGACAAGATCAACAAGCGCAAGGACAAGCTCGCCGAGTCGCGCAAGGACCTGCAGCAAGCCGTTGAAGAACTCGACCAGTAA
- a CDS encoding metalloregulator ArsR/SmtB family transcription factor has translation MNLPVPSLRPDDGDELAALCKAAGDPLRLNVLRALANDSFGVLELAQIFAIGQSGMSHHLKVLAQADLVATRREGNAIFYRRALPHTELLGGKLHAALLDEVDNLGLPGDVQSRIGQVHGQRAAASQDFFARVAEKFRAQQDLIAGLPQYRDSVLALLDKLSFSNEATALEVGPGDGGFLPDLARRFKQVTALDNSPAMLELARQLCEREALGNVRLQLADALNHNNLQADCVVLNMVLHHFAAPADALKQMANLLQPGGSLLVTDLCSHNQSWAKEACGDLWLGFEQDDLARWATAAGLVPGESLYVGLRNGFQIQVRHFQRPTGDTHHR, from the coding sequence ATGAACTTACCCGTGCCCTCCCTGCGTCCCGACGACGGCGATGAGCTGGCTGCCTTGTGCAAGGCCGCTGGTGATCCGTTGCGCCTGAACGTATTGCGCGCACTGGCCAACGACTCCTTCGGCGTGCTGGAGCTGGCGCAGATCTTCGCCATCGGCCAGTCGGGCATGAGCCACCATCTCAAGGTGCTGGCCCAGGCCGACCTGGTGGCCACCCGCCGTGAAGGCAATGCGATTTTTTACCGCCGCGCCCTGCCCCACACCGAGTTGCTCGGCGGCAAGCTGCACGCCGCCCTGCTCGACGAAGTGGACAACCTGGGCCTGCCCGGCGACGTGCAGTCGCGCATCGGCCAGGTCCACGGGCAGCGCGCCGCCGCGAGCCAGGACTTTTTCGCACGGGTGGCCGAGAAGTTTCGCGCCCAGCAGGACCTGATCGCCGGCTTGCCTCAATACCGCGACAGCGTACTGGCGCTGCTGGACAAGCTGAGCTTCAGTAATGAGGCGACGGCGCTGGAGGTCGGCCCGGGGGACGGCGGTTTTCTGCCGGACCTGGCGCGGCGTTTCAAGCAGGTCACGGCGCTGGACAACAGCCCGGCGATGCTCGAACTGGCCCGCCAGCTGTGCGAACGCGAAGCGCTGGGCAATGTGCGCCTGCAGTTGGCGGACGCGCTTAATCACAACAACCTGCAGGCCGACTGCGTGGTGCTGAATATGGTGCTGCACCATTTTGCCGCCCCCGCTGACGCCCTCAAGCAGATGGCGAATTTGCTGCAACCCGGCGGTAGCCTGCTGGTCACAGATTTATGCAGCCACAACCAGAGTTGGGCCAAGGAGGCCTGCGGTGATCTCTGGTTGGGTTTTGAACAGGACGATCTGGCCCGTTGGGCCACCGCTGCGGGGCTCGTCCCCGGGGAAAGCCTCTATGTAGGTTTACGTAATGGTTTCCAGATCCAGGTCCGCCATTTTCAGCGACCGACTGGCGACACTCACCATCGGTAA
- a CDS encoding cytochrome c translates to MTFKKLTVVLLACLAVSACGGVDPNSPLGQRKAIFKQMLKTGEDLGGMLRGRIPFDGAKFAEGAVKLDTLSHKPWQHFPSVREEDHTSAKDDVWQQQARFQELARNLEAATGELVIASKVQPYQASNLGLAVQKVEDACSACHKQFRDH, encoded by the coding sequence ATGACTTTTAAAAAACTGACGGTTGTATTGCTGGCCTGCCTGGCCGTGTCCGCCTGCGGCGGTGTCGATCCGAATTCCCCGCTGGGCCAGCGCAAGGCCATTTTCAAGCAGATGCTCAAGACCGGCGAAGACCTGGGCGGCATGCTGCGTGGGCGCATCCCGTTCGACGGCGCGAAGTTCGCTGAAGGCGCGGTAAAACTGGATACGTTGTCCCATAAACCGTGGCAGCATTTTCCGAGCGTGCGCGAAGAGGACCACACCAGCGCCAAGGACGATGTCTGGCAACAACAGGCACGTTTCCAGGAATTGGCCCGCAACCTTGAGGCGGCCACCGGTGAATTGGTGATCGCCAGCAAAGTCCAGCCTTACCAGGCGAGCAACCTGGGGCTGGCGGTGCAGAAAGTCGAAGATGCGTGCAGCGCCTGCCATAAGCAGTTCCGGGACCACTGA
- a CDS encoding murein transglycosylase A — translation MNVTLKPWSRLAWALPMIALLAGCDGGKDAGKDEPAKPHAVATYVNAPWEALPTVSDSDLLAGFESWRSACQRLKADPVWGATCAAAATVPGDAVAVRGFLKERLDVFGLRSADNTANGLITGYYEPVYPGSLTETATAHVPVYGVPDDLIIVNLESIYPELKGKRLRGRLEGRVLKPYDDASTINGQGSTAKPIAWLTNPMDLQFLQIQGSGRIQLKGGRQLRVGYGDQNGYPYRPIGRWLVEQGELKKEDVTMGAISAWAKANPQRIPQLLASNPSYVFFSARPDSNEGPRGSLNVPLTAGYSVAVDRKVIPLGSLLWLSTTKPDGSPIARPVAAQDTGGAITGEVRADLFWGTGDAAGELAGNMKQQGQIWMLWPKGAALPHVPDAPAGT, via the coding sequence ATGAATGTCACCTTGAAACCCTGGAGCCGCCTGGCGTGGGCTCTGCCGATGATCGCGCTGCTGGCCGGTTGCGATGGAGGCAAAGACGCCGGTAAAGATGAACCTGCCAAACCCCACGCCGTTGCCACCTATGTGAACGCACCGTGGGAAGCGCTGCCAACAGTTTCCGACAGCGACCTGCTGGCCGGTTTTGAATCCTGGCGCAGCGCCTGCCAACGCCTCAAGGCCGACCCGGTATGGGGCGCCACCTGCGCGGCGGCGGCCACGGTGCCGGGTGATGCCGTGGCCGTGCGCGGTTTCCTCAAGGAGCGCCTGGATGTGTTCGGCCTGCGCTCTGCCGACAACACCGCCAACGGCCTGATCACCGGCTACTACGAGCCGGTCTACCCCGGTAGCCTGACCGAAACCGCCACCGCCCATGTGCCGGTGTACGGCGTGCCGGATGACCTGATCATCGTCAACCTGGAAAGCATCTACCCCGAACTCAAAGGCAAGCGCCTGCGCGGTCGTCTGGAAGGGCGCGTGCTCAAGCCGTACGACGACGCCAGCACCATCAACGGCCAGGGCTCCACCGCCAAGCCGATCGCCTGGCTGACCAACCCGATGGACCTGCAGTTCCTGCAGATTCAGGGCTCGGGCCGGATTCAGCTCAAAGGCGGGCGCCAGCTGCGTGTCGGCTATGGCGACCAGAACGGCTACCCCTACCGCCCTATCGGCCGCTGGCTGGTGGAGCAAGGCGAGTTGAAGAAAGAGGACGTGACCATGGGCGCCATCAGCGCTTGGGCCAAGGCCAACCCGCAACGTATCCCACAGTTGCTGGCCAGCAACCCCAGCTACGTATTCTTCAGTGCCCGCCCCGACAGCAATGAAGGCCCGCGTGGCTCACTGAATGTGCCATTGACTGCCGGTTATAGCGTGGCAGTGGACCGCAAGGTGATTCCGCTGGGTAGCCTGCTGTGGCTCTCGACCACCAAACCGGATGGTTCGCCGATTGCCCGGCCGGTCGCGGCGCAAGACACCGGCGGGGCAATTACCGGCGAAGTGCGCGCGGATCTGTTCTGGGGCACCGGTGATGCCGCCGGGGAGCTGGCGGGCAATATGAAGCAACAGGGGCAGATCTGGATGCTGTGGCCTAAAGGCGCAGCGTTGCCGCACGTGCCGGATGCGCCTGCCGGCACTTGA